The region CTGCGCAGCTCCTGCGGCTTGGCGAGGCTGGTATTGTACCAGGTGCTGTGCGTGCTGACGTCGGCGAGAAAAGAGATGAGAAACTTATGGGTGTTGACGTTGTCTTCCCAAATATGACCGCCCCACCACTGTTTAGGATCTTTGACCTCGGGCAGAATCCAAAACGATTCCAGCGGCTCCAACATGCCGTCGTGGGTCAGCCCAGCCGCGGTGCCGGTGCCGCAGATGATTGCATCGAAATAATTAACGCCGGCTTTTTTCTCGGCGGCGATGCGGCTTGCGTTCTTCGGACCGGGCGCAGAAACCAGCTCAGCTTCCAATCCAAACTTCTGCTTCAGCAGCGGCTCCAACGCCGTGCGCATCTCGGTGGCCGGCGGAATCGCGAGTACGATCTTGCCTTCTTTCTTGGCCTCTTCTAGCGCCTTGTCCCACTGCGGCGGAGCCTTCGCTTCGGCGGCGAAGAGAACGGTGCTCCAACACGCCACCAGAAATATCGCTAGCAAGATGATCCGGTTTCTTATCTGCACGATCTCATCCGAACTTCCCCCTTTGAAAAAGGGGGATCGAGGGGGATTTCTTCCAAGCGCAACGGAAAAAATCCCCCTACCCCCCTTTTTCAAAGGGGGGATGAAAACCTACTTTCTCAGCTTTTCAAAGCCCCCGACGCCTTTGCCACATGGGTCGCAATCGCATCCATCAACGCCGGCGACAAACAGTCGTAGGGCTCCAGCTTCAACTCCTTCAAACGCGCCCGCACCTCGCCCATGCCGCTCGGGCTAAAGCCCGACTCAATGATCGAGGAAACAAACGCGGCAAACTCCGGCGCCGCCCAGCCGGCGTCCGGCGACAGCTCGGTGTGGATAAAATCGAAGCCATAGAAAGGATGCTTCTCATTGTCGATGCGGCCGTACATGTGCACGCCGCAGGCGCTGCAGGCGTAGCGCTTGATCGCCGCGTTGGCGTCCACGACCTTTAGCTTGTCAGCGTTCGCGGTCACCTGCAGTTTATCGCGCGACACCACGGCAACCTGCGAGAACAGCGCCCCCGCCGGCTTCCAACACTTGGTGCAGCCGCAAACGTGATTGTGCGCGCACTGGCTTTTGATCGCCACGGCGACTTTCTTGTCGGCGCAGCGGCAATAAAGCGCGCCGCCGGCGAAATCCTTGGAACCGGGTTTTACCCCGCCATCGACCTGCGGATGGATAGATATAGCCATAGTGATGATGCTCTCCTTCCTCGTGATTGGAGACTATATCTTCTTGCCGGGGACGGGTAAATGTCAATGGGGTAAATAGTTCACCACGGAGACACGAAGGTCCCGAAGATAAGAGAAGAGCAACCGAACGTTTCCGAACTTCGTGCCCTTCGTGGCTTCGGAGTGAATTACTCCTCACAGCCTTTGCGTTCTCTGCGTTCTTTGCGGCTAATTCTCTTCTCCCCTCCGGCATCTTCGCCCAGGAGCCGCTGCGCGCTGGGACGATTTTCAGTGCCACCCAGGCGCCGCTGTGGGCGGCCAAGGAGGGGCGCTACTTTGAAAAATACCGCATCAAGAATTTAGCAGTCATTCAATTTTCCGGCGGCGGCGCGCCTTTGTCGACCCCAGCATCATGGACGAGTTGGAAAAAGAAGGCTTCGTCGCCAGCGTGTATCGGTGAACTACTCTTTTTAGTGTTCGAACCCTTCTCCGCGGCTGTCCGGCTTGCTCTCGCCGGCGGCCTTGTCGTGGCCCTTGCGGATCTCCTTGCCGCGCTCGATGCTGACCACTTTGAGAATCGCCTGCAGCTCGGGGCGCTCGACCACTTCTTTTTTGAGCAGCAGCTGTGCCAATTCTGCCAGCGCGCCGCGGTGGGTCGCCAAGGTTTCGCTGACTTTTTCATGGGCCAGCGTGAGGATCTCTTTCACCTCGGCGTCGATTAGCCGCGCCGTGTCTTCGCTATACTCTTTGTTCGTTTGCATCGGCACCGGCAGGAACAGCGGCGTGCGCGGCCCTTCGAGAGCGACCAGGCCAAGCCGCT is a window of Deltaproteobacteria bacterium DNA encoding:
- the gfa gene encoding S-(hydroxymethyl)glutathione synthase, translated to MAISIHPQVDGGVKPGSKDFAGGALYCRCADKKVAVAIKSQCAHNHVCGCTKCWKPAGALFSQVAVVSRDKLQVTANADKLKVVDANAAIKRYACSACGVHMYGRIDNEKHPFYGFDFIHTELSPDAGWAAPEFAAFVSSIIESGFSPSGMGEVRARLKELKLEPYDCLSPALMDAIATHVAKASGALKS